A region from the Tachyglossus aculeatus isolate mTacAcu1 chromosome Y4, mTacAcu1.pri, whole genome shotgun sequence genome encodes:
- the ETV3 gene encoding ETS translocation variant 3, with the protein MKAGCSIADKPEGGGGYQFPDWAYKTESSPGSRQIQLWHFILELLQKEEFRHVIAWQQGEYGEFVIKDPDEVARLWGRRKCKPQMNYDKLSRALRYYYNKRILHKTKGKRFTYKFNFNKLVMPNYPFINIRPNGVVPQSAPPVPTASSRFHFPPLDSHSPPGDGRPGRYPAAPDPPADGGDRKAELPELEDGPADWPRQRRGAVDFLTGRGAGGPAPAAPPKRKPDLVVPLFARPGLYADAASPFAVSPLPGRGAAGVLNVPISPALSLTPTLFSYSPSPGLSPFAGGGGGNCFSFNPEEMKHYLHAQACSVFNYHLSPRTFPRYPGLGLPGPPAVPPPPPAPPCRGAPDEPAPFPIKLQPPPAGRRHRDRAEGAEEPPAPPRIKAEPEADGEPAAPAREDGAARFARPAAAAAAAAAARPPAPEAPEPPEAGEPEAPEKKEDASMPPKLRLKRRWNGEREVPWNPAGPPALLAGPQGAADA; encoded by the exons atgaaggCCGGCTGCAGCATCGCAGATAAGCCTGAAGGAGGGGGAG GATACCAGTTCCCCGACTGGGCCTACAAGACGGAGTCGAGCCCGGGCTCGCGCCAGATCCAGCTGTGGCACTTCATCCTGGAGCTGCTGCAGAAGGAGGAATTCCGCCACGTCATCGCCTGGCAGCAGGGCGAGTACGGCGAGTTCGTCATCAAGGACCCGGACGAGGTGGCCCGCCTCTGGGGCCGCCGCAAGTGCAAGCCGCAGATGAACTACGATAAACTCAGCCGGGCCCTCag ATACTACTACAACAAGCGCATCCTGCATAAGACTAAGGGCAAGAGGTTCACCTACAAATTCAACTTCAACAAGCTGGTGATGCCCAACTACCCGTTCATCAACATCCGGCCCAATG GTGTGGTGCCCCAGAGCGCGCCCCCGGTGCCCACCGCCTCGTCCCGCTTCCACTTCCCCCCCCTGGACAGCCACTCCCCGCCGGGCGACGGGCGGCCCGGCCGCTACCCGGCCGCCCCGGACCCCCCGGCCGACGGCGGCGACCGCAAGGCGGAGCTCCCCGAGCTGGAGGACGGGCCGGCCGACTGGCCCCGCCAACGCCGCGGCGCCGTGGACTTCctgacggggcggggggccgggggccccgcGCCCGCCGCGCCCCCGAAGCGCAAGCCGGACCTCGTGGTCCCGCTGTTCGCCCGGCCGGGGCTCTACGCGGACGCCGCCAGCCCCTTCGCCGTGTCCCCGCTGCCCGGCCGGGGGGCGGCCGGCGTGCTCAACGTGCCCATCTCGCCCGCCCTGTCGCTGacgcccaccctcttctcctacaGCCCCTCGCCCGGCCTCAGCCCCTTCGCGGGGGGTGGCGGCGGCAACTGCTTCTCCTTCAACCCCGAGGAGATGAAACATTACTTGCACGCCCAGGCCTGCTCGGTATTCAACTACCACCTGAGCCCGCGGACCTTCCCCCGCTACCCGGGCCTGGGCCTGCCGGGCCCGCCCGCggtgcccccgccgcccccggccccgccctgcCGCGGGGCCCCCGACGAGCCGGCCCCCTTCCCCATCAAGCTGCAGCCCCCGCCCGCCGGGCGCAGGCACCGCGACAGGGCCGAGGGGGCCGAGGAGCCGCCCGCGCCCCCCCGGATCAAGGCCGAGCCCGAGGCCGACGGGGAGCCCGCCGCCCCGGCCCGGGAGGACGGGGCCGCCCGCTTCGcccgcccggcggcggcggcggcggcggcggcggcggcccggccCCCCGCGCCCGAGGCCCCGGAGCCCCCCGAGGCGGGCGAGCCGGAAGCCCCCGAGAAGAAGGAGGACGCCTCCATGCCGCCCAAGCTGCGGCTGAAGCGGCGCTGGAACGGCGAGCGCGAGGTCCCCTGGAAccccgccggccccccggccctcctGGCCGGCCCTCAGGGGG